One genomic segment of Vulpes vulpes isolate BD-2025 chromosome 2, VulVul3, whole genome shotgun sequence includes these proteins:
- the TMEM250 gene encoding transmembrane protein 250: MTPMLTATWTPPHPQASTRAQAPMPVMPIPRRVRSFHGPHTTCLHAACGPARTSRLARTKYNNFDVYIRARWLYGFIRFLLYFSCSLFTATLWGALATLFCLQYLGVRVLLRFQLKLSVLLLLLGRRRVDFRLLNELLIYGIRVTVLLVGGLGWCFMVFVDM, translated from the coding sequence ATGACGCCTATGCTGACTGCTACCTGGACACCACCGCACCCACAAGCTAGCACCCGCGCCCAGGCCCCAATGCCGGTCATGCCCATCCCGCGGCGGGTGCGCTCCTTCCACGGCCCGCACACCACCTGCCTGCACGCAGCCTGTGGGCCGGCGCGCACCTCTCGCCTGGCCCGTACTAAGTACAACAACTTCGATGTCTACATCCGGGCGCGCTGGCTCTACGGCTTCATCCGCTTCTTGCTCTACTTTAGCTGCAGCCTTTTCACAGCCACGCTGTGGGGCGCACTAGCCACCCTCTTCTGCCTGCAGTACCTGGGCGTGCGTGTCCTGCTGCGCTTCCAGCTCAAGCTGtcggtgctgctgctgctgctaggtCGCCGGCGCGTGGATTTCCGCCTCCTCAACGAACTGCTCATCTATGGTATCCGAGTGACCGTGCTGCTCGTTGGGGGCCTGGGCTGGTGCTTCATGGTCTTTGTGGACATGTGA